One region of Oryza glaberrima chromosome 7, OglaRS2, whole genome shotgun sequence genomic DNA includes:
- the LOC127780421 gene encoding cysteine-rich receptor-like protein kinase 6 yields the protein MDRRLILSVAVAVAVALLVPPAAGEPWPVCGQDFGTFTPKSRFSANLQLIAAALPRNASSSPDLYATAVDVGAVPEQVTAAALCRGDVSASSCLGCLTQAFADLPNACGNSRDAATYYDRCMVSYSAINFLSGGAGGEDPARIDAYTVKNDNKVTSEQGRYNRLVAALVNATADYAAYNSTRRYASGEADFDAALPKVYSLAQCTPDLSPARCRSCLAKIVAQELWSYKDDIGGRTLSVRCSFRVETKPFLNGTTMVRLPATSAPSPAPPVNATPSAATPGRETKYKVPRLVLIILLPIIAAVNLVVCFCVWRRKRPVITKAKQTNANYYAEADDVDSVDSMLMDISTLRAATGDFAESNKLGEGGFGAVYKGVLPDGNEIAVKRLSKSSTQGVQELKNELALVAKLRHKNLVSFVGVCLDQHERLLVYEFVPNRSLDLILFDTEKREKLDWEKRYRIINGIARGLQYLHEDSQLKVVHRDLKASKILLDANMNPKISDFGIARIFGQDQTQAVTNRFVGTYCCSGYMAPEYMMRGNYSVKSDAFSFGVMVLEIVTGRKNDDFCNNTHQSEDLLTTIWERWMAGTVDEMVDPAMSAYVSASDVRKCVHVALLCVQENPADRPVMSSVVMMLDSETVSLQVPSKPAFFARNGGAKPGVASDESTASV from the exons ATGGATCGCCGTCTCATCCtgtccgtcgccgtcgccgtcgccgtcgcgctgctCGTGCCCCCCGCTGCCGGCGAGCCATGGCCGGTGTGCGGGCAGGACTTCGGCACCTTCACGCCCAAGAGCAGGTTCTCCGCCAACCTCCagctcatcgccgccgcgctcccccgcaacgcctcctcgtcgccggacCTCTACGCCACCGCCGTGGACGTCGGCGCCGTCCCGGAGcaggtcaccgccgccgcgctctgccGCGGCGACGTCAGCGCCAGCTCCTGCCTCGGCTGCCTCACCCAGGCCTTCGCCGACCTGCCCAACGCGTGCGGCAACTCCAGGGACGCCGCCACCTACTACGACCGGTGCATGGTCAGCTACTCCGCCATCAACTtcctctccggcggcgccggcggcgaagacCCGGCGAGGATCGACGCGTACACGGTGAAAAACGACAACAAGGTCACGTCGGAGCAGGGGCGGTACAACCGCCTCGTGGCGGCGCTCGTCAACGCCACCGCCGACTACGCGGCGTACAACTCGACGCGGCGGTACGCGTCCGGCGAGGCCGACTTCGACGCGGCGCTCCCCAAGGTGTACAGCCTTGCGCAGTGCACGCCGGAcctgtcgccggcgaggtgccGGAGCTGCCTCGCCAAGATCGTGGCGCAGGAGCTTTGGTCGTACAAGGACGACATCGGAGGGAGGACCCTCTCCGTCAGGTGCAGCTTCCGGGTCGAGACCAAGCCTTTCCTCAATGGCACGACGATGGTGCGGCTACCGGCGACATCGgcgccgtctccggcgccgccggtcAACGCGACGCCTTCAGCGGCCACGCCGGGACGAG AGACAAAGTACAAGGTTCCGCGCCTGGTTCTTATAATACTGCTCCCTATAATAGCAGCCGTAAACCTTGTCGTTTGCTTCTGTGTCTGGAGGAGGAAGCGTCCAGTAATAACAAAAGCAAAGCAGACAA ATGCCAACTATTACGCTGAAGCAGATGACGTCGACAGTGTAGACTCCATGCTCATGGACATTTCTACACTGCGAGCTGCAACTGGGGATTTTGCAGAGAGCAACAAGCTAGGTGAAGGTGGATTTGGAGCGGTGTACAAG GGTGTTCTTCCAGACGGCAACGAAATTGCAGTGAAGAGGCTGTCAAAGAGCTCAACACAGGGAGTGCAAGAGCTGAAGAATGAGCTTGCTCTGGTTGCCAAGCTGAGGCACAAGAACCTCGTAAGCTTTGTAGGCGTCTGCCTGGACCAACACGAGAGGCTGCTTGTCTACGAGTTCGTTCCTAACCGGAGCCTTGACCTGATCCTCTTCG ACACCGAGAAACGCGAGAAGCTTGACTGGGAAAAGAGGTACAGGATCATAAACGGCATTGCTCGTGGCCTGCAATACCTCCACGAAGACTCTCAGCTCAAGGTTGTCCACCGTGATCTCAAGGCGAGCAAAATCTTGCTAGACGCGAACATGAACCCCAAGATCTCAGACTTTGGCATCGCGAGGATTTTCGGTCAAGATCAGACCCAGGCTGTCACGAACCGTTTCGTCGGCACATA CTGTTGCAGTGGGTACATGGCACCTGAGTACATGATGCGTGGCAACTACTCCGTCAAGTCGGACGCGTTCAGCTTCGGCGTCATGGTGCTGGAGATCGTGACGGGAAGGAAGAACGACGACTTCTGCAACAACACTCACCAATCTGAAGATCTCCTGACCACG ATATGGGAGCGTTGGATGGCCGGAACCGTGGATGAGATGGTAGACCCGGCCATGAGCGCGTACGTCTCGGCGAGCGACGTGCGGAAGTGCGTCCACGTAGCGCTCCTGTGCGTGCAGGAAAACCCCGCGGATCGGCCGGTGATGTCGTCGGTGGTGATGATGCTCGACAGCGAGACGGTCTCCCTCCAGGTGCCCTCCAAGCCGGCGTTCTTCGCCAGGAACGGCGGCGCTAAACCCGGCGTCGCGTCCGACGAGTCAACCGCGTCAGTGTAG
- the LOC127780413 gene encoding cysteine-rich receptor-like protein kinase 6 — translation MAASHVALSVPVAAAVALLLLVLPRAAESYPWAKCNDTAGDFPARRSSSYLASINLIAATLPGNASASPDLFATAEGVGAPPDQVSALTLCRGDANASTCLACLTQAFLDLPNACAYHKVAAIFYDSCQLSYSNATIAAGDFSTEKIPIYGFRSYANVTMEQARYNRLVAALVNATADYAARNSTRRRYASGEADFNAEFPKVYSWAQCTPDLTPASCRSCLAQIIGRGIGFFENRVGGFVRAVWCSFQYSTTPFLDGPMLVRIQGTSGASPAPAPAPSPAAVVPAVNQTPPAATPTPEGGRKYSVPGLVLIILLPTIAAINVVVGLCFLRRRRPVTEAKRTYANYSTEAEDIENLDSMLIDISILRSATGDFAESNKLGEGGFGAVYKGVLPDGYEIAVKRLSKSSTQGVEELKNELTLVAKLKHKNLVSLVGVCLEQQERLLVYEFVPNRSLDLILFDTEKSEQLDWEKRYKIINGIARGLQYLHEDSQLKVVHRDLKASNILLDANMNPKISDFGLARIFGRDQTQAVTKNVIGTYGYMAPEYQTRGNYSIKSDVFSFGVMVLEIVTGRKNNHSYNSQQSEDLLTMIWEQWVAGTVLEMVDPSMNSFFSESDVMRCIYIGLLCVQGDPGERPVMSSVVLMLGTDTVELHAPAKPTLFARKGGGDESGVASGGMSIVSLEEQS, via the exons ATGGCGGCTAGCCATGTCGCCCTGTCCGTGCCagtcgccgcagccgtcgcgctgctgctgctcgtgctCCCCCGCGCCGCGGAGTCGTACCCGTGGGCGAAGTGCAACGACACGGCCGGCGACTtcccggcgaggaggagcagcagctacCTTGCCAGCATCAACCTCATCGCCGCTACCCTCCCCGGCAacgcctcggcctcgccggaCCTGTTCGCCACCGCCGAGGGCGTCGGCGCGCCGCCGGACCAGGTCTCCGCCCTCACGCTCTGCCGCGGCGACGCCAACGCCTCCACCTGCCTCGCCTGCCTCACCCAGGCCTTCCTCGACCTCCCCAACGCCTGCGCCTACCACAAGGTCGCCGCCATCTTCTACGACTCGTGCCAGCTCAGCTACTCCaacgccaccatcgccgccggcgacttcTCCACCGAGAAGATCCCGATCTACGGATTCCGCAGCTACGCGAACGTCACGATGGAGCAGGCCCGGTACAACCGCCTCGTGGCGGCGCTGGTGAACGCCACCGCCGACTACGCGGCGCGCAACTCCACGCGGCGGCGGTACGCGTCCGGCGAGGCCGACTTCAACGCGGAGTTCCCCAAGGTGTACAGCTGGGCGCAGTGCACGCCGGACCTgacgccggcgagctgccgGAGTTGCCTCGCGCAGATCATAGGGAGAGGTATTGGGTTTTTCGAGAACAGGGTCGGAGGATTCGTCCGCGCGGTCTGGTGCAGCTTCCAGTACAGTACCACGCCCTTTCTCGACGGACCGATGCTTGTAAGGATACAAGGAACGTCAGgtgcctcgccggcgccggcgccggcgccgtcgccggcggccgtggTGCCCGCAGTTAACcagacgccgccggcggcgacgccgacgcctgaAGGAG GGAGAAAGTACAGCGTCCCTGGATTGGTTCTTATAATTCTACTGCCTACAATAGCAGCAATAAATGTTGTAGTTGGTCTCTGTTTCTTGAGGAGAAGGCGACCAGTAACAGAAGCAAAGCGCACAT ATGCCAACTACTCCACTGAAGCAGAGGACATCGAAAATTTGGATTCGATGCTCATCGACATCTCCATTTTGCGATCTGCAACTGGTGATTTTGCAGAGAGTAACAAGCTCGGTGAGGGCGGATTTGGTGCTGTGTACaag GGTGTGCTCCCAGACGGCTACGAGATAGCAGTGAAGAGACTATCGAAGAGCTCAACGCAAGGGGTGGAAGAACTGAAGAACGAGCTGACTCTGGTTGCGAAGCTGAAGCACAAGAACCTTGTCAGCCTCGTCGGCGTCTGCTTGGAGCAACAGGAGCGGCTGCTCGTGTACGAGTTTGTTCCAAACAGGAGCCTCGACCTGATCCTTTTCG ATACTGAGAAAAGTGAGCAGCTGGACTGGGAGAAGAGGTACAAGATCATAAACGGGATCGCTAGAGGTCTGCAATACCTCCACGAAGACTCTCAGCTCAAGGTAGTCCACCGCGATCTCAAGGCGAGCAACATCTTGCTAGACGCGAATATGAACCCCAAGATTTCAGACTTTGGCCTCGCGAGAATTTTCGGTCGAGATCAGACCCAGGCTGTCACCAAGAATGTCATCGGCACATA TGGATACATGGCTCCTGAGTACCAGACACGTGGGAACTACTCTATCAAGTCAGACGTGTTCAGCTTCGGCGTCATGGTCCTCGAGATCGTGACAGGTAGGAAGAACAACCACAGCTATAACTCCCAACAATCTGAAGATCTCTTGACCATG ATCTGGGAGCAATGGGTGGCCGGGACGGTGCTGGAGATGGTCGATCCGAGCATGAACAGCTTCTTCTCGGAGAGCGACGTGATGAGATGCATCTACATCGGGCTCCTCTGCGTGCAGGGAGACCCCGGGGAGCGGCCGGTGATGTCGTCGGTGGTGCTGATGCTCGGCACGGACACCGTCGAGCTCCATGCCCCCGCGAAGCCGACGCTCTTCGCCaggaaaggcggcggcgacgaatcCGGCGTCGCGTCCGGCGGCATGTCAATCGTGTCATTGGAGGAGCAGTCGTAG